The proteins below come from a single Chryseobacterium bernardetii genomic window:
- a CDS encoding BlaI/MecI/CopY family transcriptional regulator: MKINHLTSAEENFMKLFWKMESFYLKDVMEQHPEPKPHQNTVSTYLKILVEKGYLSTVKEGRIFKYTVLVPLEEYKKFLLKELSHNFFNDSGKEILDFLFIEKLISQDDLKGYFDLKIEIKPAKAEEPTFEYANDILSPKKEKKAKGKDKEKDKDKKKKKKKDS, translated from the coding sequence ATGAAAATTAATCATCTTACTTCCGCAGAGGAAAACTTTATGAAGCTGTTTTGGAAAATGGAATCTTTCTATCTGAAGGACGTTATGGAGCAGCATCCGGAACCTAAGCCACACCAGAATACGGTATCTACCTACCTTAAAATACTAGTGGAAAAAGGATATCTCTCTACTGTAAAAGAAGGAAGAATATTCAAATATACAGTGCTTGTTCCTTTAGAAGAATATAAAAAATTCCTGCTGAAAGAACTTTCCCACAACTTTTTCAATGATTCCGGAAAAGAAATTCTGGACTTTTTATTCATCGAGAAATTAATTTCACAGGATGATCTTAAAGGGTATTTTGATCTTAAAATTGAAATTAAACCTGCAAAGGCTGAAGAACCGACATTTGAATATGCAAATGATATTCTGAGTCCTAAAAAAGAGAAGAAAGCAAAAGGAAAGGATAAAGAAAAAGATAAGGATAAAAAGAAAAAGAAGAAAAAAGATTCATAG
- a CDS encoding pyruvate dehydrogenase complex dihydrolipoamide acetyltransferase, whose amino-acid sequence MAEVITMPRLSDTMTEGKVAKWHKKVGDKVKEGDILAEIETDKAVQDFESEVEGTLLYVGVEEGAAAAVDSVLAIIGNEGEDISGLTGGAAAPTAGTEEKKSEEQPKAETVETASAEVPAGVEVITMPRLSDTMTEGKVAKWHKNVGDTVKEGDLLAEIETDKAVQDFESEFNGVLLKQGVEEGGAAPVDSVLAIIGPAGTDVSAVGAPKAAAVSEKPAEQKTEAKTEEKAAPAANTLSSDRVAISPLAKKMAQEKGVDINSVQGSGENGRIVKKDIENYQPAAKPAASSAPAASAAAQVAVSFVQGEDTETPNSQVRNVIAKRLSESKFSAPHYYLMVEINMDKAIEARKEINSIPDTKISFNDMIIKATAIALRKHPQVNSSWAGDKIIHRGNINIGVAVAIPDGLVVPVLKNTDQMSYTQISAAVKDMASRAKNKGLKANEMEGSTFSISNLGMFGIETFTSIINQPNSAILSVGAIIEKPIVKNGQIVVGNTMKLSLACDHRVVDGATGAQFLQTLRTYLENPLTLLL is encoded by the coding sequence ATGGCAGAAGTAATTACGATGCCCCGCCTTTCGGATACTATGACGGAAGGTAAAGTGGCGAAATGGCATAAAAAAGTAGGAGATAAAGTAAAGGAAGGAGATATTTTAGCTGAAATTGAAACTGATAAAGCAGTTCAGGATTTCGAATCTGAAGTAGAAGGTACTCTTTTATACGTTGGTGTAGAAGAAGGTGCTGCAGCTGCTGTAGACTCTGTTTTAGCAATTATCGGTAATGAAGGAGAAGATATTTCAGGATTAACAGGTGGGGCTGCTGCTCCCACTGCAGGTACTGAAGAAAAGAAATCAGAAGAACAGCCTAAGGCAGAAACTGTGGAAACTGCTTCAGCAGAAGTTCCGGCAGGAGTAGAAGTGATTACAATGCCAAGACTTTCTGATACAATGACAGAAGGAAAGGTAGCTAAATGGCACAAAAATGTGGGTGATACAGTTAAAGAAGGTGATCTTCTTGCTGAAATTGAAACAGATAAAGCTGTTCAGGATTTCGAATCTGAATTCAATGGTGTATTATTGAAGCAGGGTGTAGAAGAAGGAGGTGCCGCTCCGGTTGACAGTGTGTTGGCTATTATCGGCCCTGCAGGAACAGATGTTTCAGCTGTAGGAGCTCCAAAAGCTGCTGCGGTATCAGAAAAGCCAGCTGAGCAAAAAACAGAAGCTAAAACTGAAGAAAAAGCTGCTCCGGCGGCTAATACTTTATCTTCTGACAGAGTGGCAATTTCTCCTCTAGCTAAGAAAATGGCTCAGGAGAAAGGAGTTGATATCAACAGTGTTCAGGGTTCGGGAGAAAACGGAAGAATCGTTAAGAAAGATATTGAAAATTATCAGCCGGCTGCCAAACCAGCTGCTTCTTCAGCTCCGGCTGCAAGTGCTGCTGCTCAGGTTGCTGTAAGCTTCGTTCAGGGAGAAGATACAGAGACGCCAAACTCACAGGTAAGAAACGTTATTGCGAAACGTCTTTCTGAAAGTAAGTTCTCTGCTCCTCACTATTATCTGATGGTTGAGATCAATATGGATAAAGCTATTGAGGCGAGAAAAGAAATCAACTCTATCCCGGATACGAAGATTTCATTCAATGATATGATCATTAAAGCAACAGCTATTGCATTAAGAAAACATCCGCAGGTAAATTCAAGCTGGGCTGGTGATAAGATCATTCACAGAGGGAATATCAATATTGGCGTGGCAGTAGCTATTCCAGACGGATTAGTAGTTCCTGTATTGAAAAATACTGATCAGATGTCTTACACTCAGATCTCTGCAGCTGTAAAAGATATGGCTTCAAGAGCTAAGAACAAAGGTCTTAAGGCTAATGAAATGGAAGGATCTACATTCTCTATTTCTAACCTTGGAATGTTCGGAATTGAGACATTTACAAGTATCATCAACCAACCTAACTCTGCTATCCTTTCAGTAGGAGCTATTATCGAGAAACCAATCGTTAAGAATGGTCAGATTGTAGTAGGAAATACAATGAAACTTTCATTAGCATGTGACCACAGAGTGGTAGACGGTGCTACAGGAGCTCAATTCTTACAGACGTTAAGAACTTATTTAGAAAATCCATTAACTTTGTTACTGTAA
- a CDS encoding DUF6157 family protein: protein MKQHTTNYINTFIEVAEDCPVSRAQIPSEKKEKTLANLQYEKISRNPYQYTSDDIIFECYAIRNDISENEKQKERELFFSKGQACLRASPLAKRFGFGFHHNKEGKVALYPMESEEYQKLLKDPGITKTKAMRSKRK from the coding sequence ATGAAACAGCACACCACCAATTACATCAATACTTTTATAGAAGTTGCAGAAGACTGCCCAGTTTCCCGGGCGCAAATCCCTTCCGAAAAAAAAGAAAAAACATTAGCTAATCTCCAATACGAAAAGATCAGCAGAAATCCTTACCAATACACTTCCGATGATATTATTTTTGAATGCTATGCTATCAGGAATGATATTTCAGAAAATGAAAAGCAAAAGGAAAGAGAGCTATTCTTTTCCAAAGGTCAAGCCTGCCTCAGGGCCTCTCCGCTAGCCAAAAGATTTGGATTTGGATTTCATCATAATAAGGAAGGAAAAGTAGCTCTGTACCCTATGGAAAGCGAAGAATATCAAAAACTGTTAAAAGATCCCGGCATCACAAAAACAAAAGCAATGCGCTCCAAAAGAAAATGA
- a CDS encoding acyl-CoA thioesterase — protein sequence MNYHTRKWVKPEDLNPNHSLFGGRLLQWIDEEAALYAIIQLENTKVVTKFISEINFVSSAKQGDIIEIGIEATHFGSSSITLRCDVRNKMTHQTIITVEKIVMVNLDSEGNPAPHGKTKIEFVKDRLNSGV from the coding sequence ATGAACTACCATACAAGAAAATGGGTAAAGCCCGAAGATTTAAATCCTAATCACTCACTATTTGGAGGAAGACTTTTACAATGGATAGATGAAGAAGCTGCATTATATGCTATTATCCAGCTTGAAAACACAAAAGTAGTTACCAAATTTATTTCAGAGATCAATTTTGTGAGTTCTGCTAAACAGGGAGATATTATTGAAATTGGTATTGAAGCTACTCACTTTGGTTCTTCCTCTATTACTTTAAGATGTGATGTGCGTAATAAAATGACACATCAAACCATTATTACCGTTGAAAAAATTGTAATGGTTAACCTGGATAGCGAAGGAAATCCTGCTCCTCATGGCAAAACCAAGATTGAGTTTGTAAAAGACAGACTAAACAGCGGCGTATGA
- a CDS encoding RNA recognition motif domain-containing protein, whose amino-acid sequence MNIFVSNINYATKEYELHDLFAEFGDVSSAKIVTDRETGRSRGFGFIEMGDEEGKQAIDALNQKEFNGKTLNVSEAKPREEKPRRSFDNNRGGGYGNNNRGGGYGNNNNRGGGNRW is encoded by the coding sequence ATGAACATTTTTGTTTCAAACATCAATTACGCAACTAAAGAGTATGAGTTGCACGATCTATTTGCAGAATTTGGTGATGTATCATCAGCTAAAATCGTTACAGACAGAGAGACTGGCCGTTCTAGAGGTTTTGGTTTTATCGAAATGGGTGATGAAGAAGGAAAGCAAGCTATTGACGCTCTTAACCAAAAAGAATTCAACGGAAAAACATTAAACGTATCTGAAGCTAAACCTAGAGAAGAGAAGCCAAGAAGAAGCTTCGATAACAACAGAGGTGGAGGTTATGGAAACAACAACAGAGGAGGTGGTTACGGTAACAACAACAACCGTGGCGGCGGAAATCGTTGGTAA
- a CDS encoding helix-turn-helix domain-containing protein — protein MKIFIKNMVCNRCIAAVEVIFNNAGIKTNSVILGEVETESDIPPATMQAIEEKLLASGFERIMDSSHQLIEKIKNFVIVKITELDIDEDFLLSEFLSSKLHRDYSSLSKTFSQNENITLEQFFILQKIEKVKELLLYNEFNLTEIAGKLGYKSVQHLSTQFRNVTGFTPTEFKKLKVHHRKPLDNL, from the coding sequence ATGAAGATTTTCATCAAGAACATGGTCTGCAACAGGTGTATTGCTGCTGTAGAAGTTATTTTTAATAACGCTGGTATAAAAACAAATTCCGTTATTTTGGGAGAAGTAGAAACAGAATCTGACATTCCCCCGGCAACAATGCAAGCCATTGAAGAAAAACTCCTTGCCTCCGGATTTGAAAGAATTATGGATTCTTCCCATCAGCTTATTGAGAAAATTAAGAACTTCGTTATTGTAAAAATCACTGAACTTGATATTGATGAAGATTTCCTTCTCTCTGAATTTTTAAGTTCAAAGCTCCATAGAGACTATAGCTCTCTTTCAAAAACATTCTCACAGAATGAGAACATAACCCTAGAACAGTTTTTTATTCTTCAAAAAATAGAAAAAGTAAAAGAATTGCTTTTATATAATGAATTCAACCTCACCGAAATCGCAGGAAAGCTGGGGTATAAAAGTGTTCAACACCTTTCCACCCAATTCCGTAATGTTACCGGATTCACCCCTACTGAATTCAAGAAATTAAAGGTTCATCACAGGAAACCCCTTGATAATCTTTAA
- a CDS encoding ABC transporter ATP-binding protein: MIKARNIHKSYGNLEVLKGVDIHIKVGEVVSIVGESGAGKSTLLQILGTLDHPTQSGKYDTEIEIAGESFINMNDKQLSKFRNQNIGFVFQFHQLLPEFTALENVLLPTKIAGANEREAIEKAYALFEDLKIEQRLNHKPNQLSGGEAQRVAVARALINSPKIIFADEPTGNLDSKNADDLHRLFFDLRDKYNQTFVIVTHNPNLAEITDRKLVMKDGMIIE, translated from the coding sequence ATGATTAAAGCAAGAAATATCCATAAATCTTATGGGAATTTAGAAGTACTGAAAGGAGTTGATATTCACATCAAAGTAGGAGAAGTGGTTTCTATTGTAGGAGAATCCGGAGCGGGTAAATCAACATTGCTTCAGATTTTAGGAACTTTGGATCATCCCACTCAATCCGGGAAATATGATACTGAAATTGAGATTGCCGGAGAATCATTTATTAACATGAATGATAAGCAGTTATCAAAATTCAGAAATCAGAATATCGGTTTTGTGTTTCAATTCCATCAGTTGCTTCCTGAGTTTACTGCTTTGGAAAATGTTTTGCTTCCTACCAAAATTGCAGGAGCTAATGAAAGAGAAGCTATTGAAAAAGCATATGCTTTATTTGAGGACCTTAAAATTGAACAACGACTGAATCATAAGCCCAACCAGCTTTCCGGTGGAGAAGCGCAAAGGGTAGCCGTTGCAAGAGCTTTAATCAATTCGCCAAAAATTATTTTTGCTGATGAACCTACGGGAAATCTGGATTCAAAAAATGCGGATGACCTTCACAGGCTGTTTTTTGATCTTCGAGATAAGTATAATCAGACTTTTGTGATTGTTACCCACAATCCGAATCTGGCTGAAATTACAGACCGTAAGCTCGTTATGAAGGATGGAATGATTATAGAATAG
- a CDS encoding murein L,D-transpeptidase catalytic domain-containing protein, with product MMRIFIFFFILLLSCSKAESQQATLFGIPASKISEIKEFVKGKDYNQELAVFINFKIPSGKYRYFIYDLRNNKIVQKAIVAHGSGSVISGSNALKFSNVEGSYQSSLGKYAIGSSYIGQFGKAYRLKGLDSTNDNAMQRAIVLHSFSSVPDMESEKPTCLSLGCPMLSVNAFKETAKYIDKSEKPIILYTFY from the coding sequence ATGATGAGAATCTTTATCTTCTTTTTTATACTTTTACTTTCCTGTTCAAAAGCCGAATCGCAACAGGCAACGTTGTTTGGAATACCTGCATCTAAAATTTCAGAAATTAAAGAATTTGTTAAAGGTAAAGATTATAATCAGGAGCTGGCTGTTTTTATTAACTTTAAAATCCCATCAGGAAAATACAGGTACTTCATTTATGACCTCAGGAATAATAAAATTGTACAAAAAGCTATTGTAGCTCATGGCTCAGGATCTGTAATTTCAGGTTCAAATGCTTTGAAGTTCAGTAATGTGGAAGGTTCCTATCAGTCATCTCTTGGAAAGTATGCAATCGGAAGCAGTTATATTGGACAATTTGGAAAAGCTTACCGTTTAAAAGGACTTGATTCTACCAATGATAATGCAATGCAACGGGCTATTGTTCTTCATTCTTTCAGCAGTGTTCCTGATATGGAATCTGAAAAGCCAACCTGCCTCAGTCTTGGCTGTCCCATGCTTTCGGTGAATGCATTTAAAGAAACGGCAAAATACATTGATAAATCAGAGAAACCTATTATCTTATACACTTTCTATTAA
- a CDS encoding phosphatase PAP2 family protein, protein MEEKKSSLFHKTSRVISDFFNPLVSLIIFFVYMSAREYTFKESLVYFFPLLLMIIAPVVIWLVWNVKTGRYTNMDVSNRIQRKTLYVFIATCLIIYLIFNYIRNGYIDLVLLFILILLFALQISNFFIKSSMHTAFNIFVAALFFTLDWKIGLVWLGIASLVGLTRIILKMHTVKEVFMGAGIAFMVSFIYLYCNIQFQH, encoded by the coding sequence ATGGAAGAAAAAAAGTCCTCGCTTTTTCATAAAACATCAAGGGTTATCTCAGATTTCTTCAATCCACTGGTTTCTCTGATTATTTTTTTTGTCTATATGAGTGCCAGGGAGTACACATTTAAGGAATCTCTTGTTTATTTTTTTCCTTTATTATTAATGATTATTGCACCGGTTGTTATCTGGCTGGTATGGAATGTAAAAACCGGAAGGTATACCAATATGGATGTTTCCAACCGGATTCAGAGAAAAACCCTATATGTATTTATTGCAACCTGTCTTATTATTTATCTTATTTTCAATTATATCAGAAATGGATATATTGATCTGGTTCTGCTTTTTATTTTAATCCTTCTTTTTGCCCTTCAGATCAGCAATTTTTTCATTAAAAGTTCTATGCATACTGCATTTAATATATTTGTAGCCGCATTATTTTTCACCTTGGACTGGAAAATAGGTCTTGTATGGCTCGGGATTGCCAGCCTGGTAGGTCTTACCAGAATTATTTTAAAAATGCATACGGTAAAAGAAGTATTTATGGGAGCTGGAATAGCTTTTATGGTATCTTTTATTTACCTTTATTGCAATATACAATTTCAACATTAG
- the pdhA gene encoding pyruvate dehydrogenase (acetyl-transferring) E1 component subunit alpha, translating to MKEFSKEVYLKWYEDMTMWRRFEDKCRSLYLKQKIRGFLHLYNGQEAIPAGFTHAMDLTKDSMITAYRCHIHPMAMGVDPKRIMAELCGKATGTSGGMGGSMHIFSKEHRFYGGHGIVGGQIPLGAGIAFADKYFDRKAVNICFFGDGAARQGSLHETFNMAMNWKLPVVFVVENNQYAMGTSVKRTANHEDIYKLGLGYEMPCLAVDAMDPVKVAEAAYEAIERARRGDGPTFIEARTYRYRGHSMSDAEPYRSKEEVAIHKNDDPIELVKHRILENGWATEAELETIDNKSRDFVEECIEFMENSPYPDPEKIYEYVYAQEDYPFLDKLEN from the coding sequence ATGAAAGAATTTTCTAAAGAGGTATACCTGAAGTGGTATGAAGATATGACAATGTGGAGAAGGTTTGAAGACAAATGCCGTTCTCTTTACCTAAAACAAAAGATCAGAGGATTTTTACATTTGTATAATGGTCAGGAAGCAATTCCTGCCGGATTTACACATGCTATGGATCTTACCAAAGACAGTATGATTACTGCTTACAGATGCCACATCCATCCAATGGCGATGGGAGTAGATCCTAAGAGAATTATGGCTGAACTTTGTGGTAAAGCTACAGGTACATCCGGAGGGATGGGTGGATCTATGCACATTTTCAGTAAAGAACACCGTTTCTACGGAGGTCATGGTATTGTTGGAGGACAAATTCCATTGGGAGCAGGTATTGCTTTTGCAGATAAATATTTTGACAGAAAGGCTGTAAATATTTGTTTCTTCGGGGATGGAGCTGCCAGACAGGGTTCATTACATGAAACATTCAATATGGCGATGAACTGGAAACTTCCTGTAGTATTTGTGGTAGAAAACAATCAGTATGCAATGGGAACTTCTGTAAAAAGAACTGCCAATCACGAAGATATCTATAAATTAGGATTAGGGTATGAAATGCCTTGTCTTGCTGTAGATGCAATGGATCCGGTAAAAGTGGCTGAAGCTGCTTACGAAGCTATTGAAAGAGCAAGAAGAGGAGATGGCCCAACATTCATTGAAGCAAGAACTTACCGTTACAGAGGTCACTCTATGTCTGATGCTGAGCCTTACAGATCTAAAGAAGAAGTAGCTATTCACAAGAATGATGACCCAATTGAATTGGTGAAGCACAGAATCCTTGAAAACGGATGGGCTACAGAAGCTGAATTGGAAACCATAGATAATAAGTCAAGAGACTTTGTTGAAGAGTGTATCGAATTCATGGAGAACTCTCCATATCCTGATCCTGAGAAAATCTATGAGTATGTATATGCTCAGGAAGATTATCCATTCTTAGACAAATTAGAAAACTAA